From a single Vitis vinifera cultivar Pinot Noir 40024 chromosome 18, ASM3070453v1 genomic region:
- the LOC100244261 gene encoding shikimate kinase 3, chloroplastic isoform X2, whose protein sequence is MPALEFLTWVGSEKSGRRLNDIVGLTQRGRRDKLISLQWRSCSSRQRRVSLGISSHYCKDSQAPAVESGNFYACFDGNWLLKKGQEVASNLNGRCIFLVGMMGSGKTTVGKILSEALGYSFVDSDTFVEKAVGGTSVSQIFNQCGEKFFRDYESEALRKLASIPKQVVATGGGAVVRPINWKYMKQGVSVFLDVPLDTLARRIADVGTDSRPLLHFESGDAYTKAFVGLFTLSKKRTEAYANADATVSLQHIAARLGLEDISDITPAAIAMEVLVQIENYLQGKNGIGMFP, encoded by the exons ATGCCGGCGTTGGAGTTTTTGACGTGGGTTGGATCGGAGAAGAGCGGGAGGAGATTGAACGACATCGTAGGGTTAACGCAGAGAGGTCGGAGAGATAAGTTGATTAGTTTGCAATGGAGAAGCTGTTCGAGTCGGCAGAGACGAGTGTCTTTGGGGATTTCATCTCACTACTGTAAGGATTCTCAAG CTCCTGCTGTGGAATCGGGAAATTTCTATGCTTGTTTTGATGGGAATTGGTTGTTAAAG AAAGGGCAGGAGGTTGCCTCAAATTTAAATGGGCGCTGCATATTTCTTGTTG GAATGATGGGATCCGGGAAAACAACGGTGGGCAAGATCTTGTCAGAAGCGCTGGGATATTCTTTTGTTGACAG TGACACTTTTGTGGAGAAGGCTGTAGGTGGAACATCTGTGTCTCAGATCTTTAATCAGTGTGGTGAGAAATTCTTCAGAGATTATGAG AGTGAGGCATTGCGGAAGTTGGCTTCAATTCCCAAGCAAGTTGTTGCCACGGGTGGTGGTGCAGTGGTTCGCCCAATCAACTG GAAATATATGAAGCAGGGAGTCTCTGTCTTCTTGGATGTACCTTTGGACACATTGGCAAGGAGAATTGCTGATGTAGGAACTGATTCTCGCCCTCTTCTGCATTTTGAATCAGGCGATGCTTACACAAAG GCTTTTGTTGGACTATTTACCCTTTCAAAAAAGAGAACTGAGGCCTATGCCAATGCTGATGCTACAGTCTCCCTTCAGC ATATTGCTGCGAGGTTGGGTCTTGAAGACATATCTGATATCACGCCTGCTGCTATAGCAATGGAG GTACTGGTACAAATCGAGAACTATCTACAAGGGAAAAATGGCATCGGAATGTTCCCTTAG
- the LOC100244261 gene encoding shikimate kinase 3, chloroplastic isoform X1 — translation MPALEFLTWVGSEKSGRRLNDIVGLTQRGRRDKLISLQWRSCSSRQRRVSLGISSHYCKDSQAPAVESGNFYACFDGNWLLKKKGQEVASNLNGRCIFLVGMMGSGKTTVGKILSEALGYSFVDSDTFVEKAVGGTSVSQIFNQCGEKFFRDYESEALRKLASIPKQVVATGGGAVVRPINWKYMKQGVSVFLDVPLDTLARRIADVGTDSRPLLHFESGDAYTKAFVGLFTLSKKRTEAYANADATVSLQHIAARLGLEDISDITPAAIAMEVLVQIENYLQGKNGIGMFP, via the exons ATGCCGGCGTTGGAGTTTTTGACGTGGGTTGGATCGGAGAAGAGCGGGAGGAGATTGAACGACATCGTAGGGTTAACGCAGAGAGGTCGGAGAGATAAGTTGATTAGTTTGCAATGGAGAAGCTGTTCGAGTCGGCAGAGACGAGTGTCTTTGGGGATTTCATCTCACTACTGTAAGGATTCTCAAG CTCCTGCTGTGGAATCGGGAAATTTCTATGCTTGTTTTGATGGGAATTGGTTGTTAAAG AAGAAAGGGCAGGAGGTTGCCTCAAATTTAAATGGGCGCTGCATATTTCTTGTTG GAATGATGGGATCCGGGAAAACAACGGTGGGCAAGATCTTGTCAGAAGCGCTGGGATATTCTTTTGTTGACAG TGACACTTTTGTGGAGAAGGCTGTAGGTGGAACATCTGTGTCTCAGATCTTTAATCAGTGTGGTGAGAAATTCTTCAGAGATTATGAG AGTGAGGCATTGCGGAAGTTGGCTTCAATTCCCAAGCAAGTTGTTGCCACGGGTGGTGGTGCAGTGGTTCGCCCAATCAACTG GAAATATATGAAGCAGGGAGTCTCTGTCTTCTTGGATGTACCTTTGGACACATTGGCAAGGAGAATTGCTGATGTAGGAACTGATTCTCGCCCTCTTCTGCATTTTGAATCAGGCGATGCTTACACAAAG GCTTTTGTTGGACTATTTACCCTTTCAAAAAAGAGAACTGAGGCCTATGCCAATGCTGATGCTACAGTCTCCCTTCAGC ATATTGCTGCGAGGTTGGGTCTTGAAGACATATCTGATATCACGCCTGCTGCTATAGCAATGGAG GTACTGGTACAAATCGAGAACTATCTACAAGGGAAAAATGGCATCGGAATGTTCCCTTAG